The Sebastes umbrosus isolate fSebUmb1 chromosome 24, fSebUmb1.pri, whole genome shotgun sequence genome contains the following window.
GTCCGCGTCCTGGGCTATGGCACTGGCCCGTACCTGGAGGGAGGGGGAACGGGGACAAGACTTCCTGTAATAACCATCAGCTAATAGGACAACAAAAATAGATGCTGAGGAGGAAAGTTCATGTGTGCCTGAGAGGCAATAACAGCAGTTGGTGCAGCATTCAAAATAGACAGTCAGAGCAGGGCATGATGGGTAAATTGGAGGTTAAAACCCCTACCAACTATCAtagaatattaataaatataactaTAGAATCAAATTATCCAAGGTTGAATTTAAACCCTTTGCAGCATCTATAATGAACACTGATGATGTTAAGACTCATATCTGATCCAGCTCATCAAAAATATCACTGATGTTACCCTGAAATCATGACATATacattcattttaaagctagaatgaagatactgatgtcatatgaaactagaaaaacctaatgaatccattggtaccaaccatgtcataccagcttgtcgtgaaggaggctaaataacgctccaaatttgcgctaaattttggagaggaaaaactggcacggccattttcaaaggggtcccttgacctctgacctcaagatatgtgaatgtaaatgggttgtatgggtacccacgagtctcccctttacagacatgcccattttatgataatcacatgcagtttggggcaagtcatagtcaagtcagcacactgacacactgacagctgttgttgcctgttgggctgcagtttgccatgttatgacatattttttatactaaatgcagtacctttgaaggtttctggacaatatatgtcatagttttgggttgttaattgattaccaatcataaatataaacatacatttgcataaagcagcatatttgcccactcccatgttgataagagcaaaaaaagagagagaaaaagagaaaatacattttgaaaagataatgTGCAATTGTAATGCATTGACCATAATAGTATAGAATAGAATTTGACCCAGACGCTTATCCAAGTTATAATTGAATCCTTTTGCAGCATCTAATGAACACTGATGATGTTAAGACTCCTATCTGATCCCTTCATCCATCTGGACCTTGAGACACTGATCCAAACAGGGTTTACACTCACAAACAGTGCGTGCACATATGCTTGAATTTCACCAAAAATATCACTGCTGTTACCCTGAAATGATGACATATAACTAGTAATAATGTGCAGTTATATAAGTCGTATTATAAAGAGAATAACAGATAAATCCTCATGCCATGTTGTGCGCTTTTTGTGCGTAAAATGCGTAAGTGGAATTCTACCAAGTTTGAATCTAAACCCTTTGCAGCATCTAAAATGAACACTGATTATGTTAAGACTTATCCATTTGGAgctggaaacactgatccaaaCAGGGTTTCCATGCACAAACATGCTCAagtatcacaaaaaaatatcacTACTGTTACCCTGGAATCATgacatataaataataatatgaatggTATTAATAAGCAGTTTTAAAGAGAATAACAGATAAATCCTGATGCGATGTTGTGTGCTTTTTTGTGcgtaaaaggtttttttttgtgcgtaaAAGCCTTTTTTTGTGAGTAGAAGGCGTTTTTTTGTGCGTAAAAGGCATATTTTTGTGCGTAAAAGGCATATTTTTGTGCGTAAAGGCGTTTTTTTTGTGCgtaaaaggcttttttttgtgCGTAAAAGGCGTATTTTTGTGCgtaaaaggtgtttttttgtgcGTAAAAGGCGTATTTTTGTGCGTAAAAGGCGTTTTTTGGTGCGTAAAAGGCGTTTCTTTTGTGcgtattttctttaattttacGTGGAAATGTTACTTTAGATGTCTGTAAAGGTGTTGTGCGTTTTTTTGTGCGTAAGAGGCATATTTTTGTGCGTAAAAGGcgtttttttgtatgtaaaagGCGTATTTTTGTGCGTAAAGGcgtttttttgtatgtaaaagGCGTATTTTTGTGCGTAAAGGcgtttttttgtatgtaaaagGCGTATTTTTGTGCGTAAAAGGCGTATTTTTGTGCGTAAAAGGCGTATTTTTGTGCGTAAAAGGCATATTTTTGTGCGTAAAAGGcgtttttttgtatgtaaaagGCGTATTTTTGTGCGTAAAGGcgtttttttgtatgtaaaagGCGTATTTTTGTGCgtaaaaggcttttttttgtgCGTAAAAGGCGTATTTTTGTGCgtaaaaggtgtttttttgtgcGTAAAAGGCGTATTTTTGTGCGTAAAAGGCGTTTTTTGGTGCGTAAAAGGCGTTTCTTTTGTGcgtattttctttaattttacGTGGAAATGTTACTTTAGATGTCTGTAAAGGTGTTGtgcgtttttttgtgtgtaaaaggTGTATTTTTGTGCGTAAAAGGCGTTTTTTGGTGCGTAAAAGGcatattttctttactttttacgTGGAAATGTTACTTTAGATATCTGTTAAGGTGTTGTGCGTATTTTTGTGCGTAAAAGGCGTATTTTTGTGCGTAAAAGGcgttttttctttactttttaagTGGAATTGGGTTGAAACTCCTCAGTGGGTGTCTATAATCTCACCTGTCCGTTTTTGCACAGGTCGGCCCACATGCTGGTCCCGTCGCCTCCGCGCATCAACACATGGTAGGTGAAGAAGTAGATCCCGGACACATGGCAGGTGAACTTCCCGGTACCGGCGTCGTAGTGGTTCCCTAAGTTTGTAATCACGTCGTCAAACTTCAACACCTCGTACCCTTCGTGCGGGTTCTTCAAACCCACGTAGAAAGCGATCCTGAAGCTGCTGGCTGTGGAGTTAACACCATCAACTTCTCCTCCTTCAGCCGCACCACTCAGGAGAGACACTTTCCCGTCTGCGCGCTCTCCCGGTGGCCCTCTCGGACCCGGTGCTCCTTGCTCACCCGGTGGACCTCTAGACCCCGGTTTCCCCGGTCTCCCCGGCTCCCCGCGGCTCCCCTGCGGCTGCGGACTGTTCTGGATCACCTCCATGGCTGTGGCGCCTCCTGGTTTCGGTGTGTACGGATCGCAAACCATCCGACAGGTGCCCATCATCTCGTAGTAGTGCGCCGAGGTGTCCGAGGTGCGGAGCAGAAGCAGCACCATGGTAACGGAGAGAGCCAGCAGCACCATGGCGACGGCGGTTACCAGGGAGACCACCGAGCACTTCCTCCTCCGACTCCGACGGACGGACGACAGGAAACCCGCGGAGTTGGGAGTCTGGGGGGGAATTGTGACGGAGGAGAGGGACGAcaggaaggaaagagagatggGAGTTAGTTAAGAGAGCATCTCTCGGGTCCGGGTCATCTAATTGGTGGCTTTGGAGCCTCTGGGCAGCGGCTGTGGCTGCGCGTCCTGgctggatggagatggagatggagatggagatggagaggtgCGTCCAGCTGCAGCCAGCTGTCAAAGAGAGTGTGGATGAGACCGGAAGATAGGGGGCatagccttcaaaataaaacactcagGTTAAGATTGCGCTCATGAATATAGAATATGGGTTAtgtgaaagaaagacaaaacttgagtaatttaaaggtcccttattataaaaaagtgagattttcatgttattttattataaagcaggcttaagtcctttataaatactgtgaaagtatcgaaacactcaatccacagggaaatacacacagcccgtattcagaaactctgcatttgaaacaagccgtcaggatttctgctcatttgtgatgtcacaaatatacaatatttagaccctttgcacggttttaaacgtaaacattctaaatgtgtcccagtttatttcctgttgcagtgtatgtgaatgtcatcagctgacaggaggtacacatggacccaaactgttgcctagcaacgcaattctgttgcaattccatcaaaatgcgttaaaatggagcgtttcagacagatggtaaatacaggcatattcagacagacagtatgaggaaaataaagttttttttttaacattacagcatgtaaacatgttctagtagaaacacaaaatacaagtatgaacctgaaaatgagcataatataggacctttaaaacaGGCATATAATCTGTAGACTATTGTTTAATGACACTATGGTACTGCTAGTTCATTTTTAATAAGCATTAGGATCTCAGGTTGCACTCTCTGGGTCCTGTTTATCATCTaccatatttaaagggactgtttgtaagaatcagaaatgcttgttaacagcgacacctgtggccgatatgtcaacgaaagtcagcgtcgggcttgcgcttgctcgctctacatcgacatgaacgagcatcgctcaaaacagtgaggcgacacacgtcagctaaaaccacaatatcactctatatttcatctgcttggcagtaatgttagctgaccagacgaaggtctctccataaatcactgctgatcctagtgttggcttttcctgcctcagcctccggagacggtaacgtttctcgctgcggagccccgtcacttcacaagacacgggaaacctctgttggtctggaggagctgcagcatttatttctgcacaaacgtccactgtacatttactagatattctcagagctactaactcttctgcagtgtggagtgagcacgcatgaacgtgaggtggagcgagacattGAGAACgcgcgcagtgtgtgagtgaaggcaagcaggcagaggaacaGACTattgaaataactttttttaatcatatttgctgcatTTCTACCTACTTTAGCTTTAAGCGtacattatatttagaatattttcaccgctttatcttgccgtcagacagccctttcctccCACAAATATCCAGAGACATAATATTTAGACATAAAAAAAGATTGTcaacaaggcttttattttgaaatgtgcaACAGGAAGTCCTGTATTTTAGTTTATGTGACTTGACAAGAGGACCAGTCTGTGCGTAAAGTTGAAGTCTGCGCAATTGTTATTCAAGAGGGcattataaatgtttattatgaTTCAGCACTCAATATAAAATATCTCAATATTATTCttgcatatatacatatacacagcCTTAAAATGCCAAATGactgcatatttatttttcataaatcTCAACGGTATAGAGCTGTTTATGTATTCTTATAGGTGGAATACATTAGAGGGCACAATTACCATACAGTTTATTCAGAAACAGGTCCATTAATTCCTCTATTATGAGACTGGGGATTTATtatgataagaaaaaatatttatttttaaaccttttttttgggGTATCATGCAACCCATTATATTCCATCCACAATGACATCCAATAGACcaatacattaattaataatatcaatatttttatattcaatattaataaatccaccttgacaaaaataaagattaaacttGTGATAACAGCGACTAAAAACATCCAAATATTTGACTCAGATCATGAGGGGTCTTTTCAAAGTCAGAACCAAATTGCCACAGGCATTTTCACTGTGGTGACATCAAATGACCGACTGCATTGGTCActtaacacactcacacatgcaaacaGAAAGGGGggtagcaggaaaagcagacaGCGGTGGGGAGAAAGCAGATAATAAATGCAGGAAATGGACCAAAGATGTCTGACGGCTGTCGACACCTTCAGCTCCGAGCTCCCCGGCAGCTGCGGGGACATATTTGATGTCTTGTTTCACGAGGTGGGGAGAGCCACGGGCCTTGAATTTCGATTCTTCGACAAATTAAAATTCCTCCTGCGCGCAGACAGCCATTACTCTATTGCATACAGATTTGTCTTAAGCACCTCTTTAgcctcttttgtttcttttttttccccagcgaGGTGCATTTGTTCTAACCATGAGCACTTCAGCTGAGCTAGAACAGCACTCGCAGACCTCCCACATAAATGGGAAAATAATGCGCCCCGTTTTTTGGATACACTCCACATTTTATTTGGTTCTTTCTCATCCTATGCTTCACCTTttcaccaaatttcatgaaaatcgggTTAGTGGTTTTTCCCGTAATCccgctgacaaacagacaaacaaaaacaacctcCTTGTCCGAGGTAATGAGACTATTATTTATGCCTTTCATCAGTTATTTCCAAAGAGTGCAAGCTATTGAGACACTCAATAAAGACAGCATTTGCTCATTGAAAATAAAAGCGTCTATTGATTTGGTCCTCAAGCTCAAAAATCCCCCCCCGAAGGACCTGAAATACTTCAAAAGTGCGCGTTGGAGCCATAAGCACCTGGAATTGGAGCGCAGGCCCCACATCCACAACAGAGGCTTTAGAGCTCAAGGCGATGTTGAGAAATCTTCAGAGGCCGGAGACAAGGCTTAGCCGAAGCCCCTACAGTCACACAGCCCAACCCCCCAACCCATAAGCAATTTCAACTCGTGCTCAGCTCAGCTTTAACTCCCCAGAACATGGCTCCAGCCGTGTCTGAAGGTGAGAAAGAGCAGGACGAGTCATGAGGGCTCGGTCAAAAAATGAAATTGGGGTTTAAATTTGAGGACAGTCCTGGCAAAGctggaaattaaataaaaatctgaCAACGCACTAATCATCTGCAAAACAAAACCCTGAAAATCAGTAAGCACAAAGAGAGCATTACGCTCCGCTACATGACTGCAGAAATGACCTTTACTCAGGATTAGTACAGTGGATTGTATCTTTAGGCTGTGGTGAGCCACGCACGACACACTGTCCACATTATGCACCGCAGCCGCTGAGATTACCCGGCCCCGCGGCGCTGCCGGGCCTCTAATCAGGCTACACGTTAGCGGACCGCCGCGTCATCATACACACGAACCATACGGTGAGGCAAATGAGTCAGTCCGTCATTAGCTGCCTTTAGACTTTAAACTGTATTCAGGTAAACACTGAAACATGAAGACTGTTTGTAATAACAAAGAGGGAAATTTAAGGACAAGGAGTAGGGTGGCCCTGAGAGAGAACggaaaaaacaaccaaatacagaCAACAGCAGTGGTGGGAGGAGTATTAAGaccttttacttaaataaaagtagtgatatcacaagaaaataatatataatactctATTATATGTAAAGGTCCAGCATTCAAACGTTAATTTATtcgtcatgtaacttccgtacttcagttgtgccacttccggagttattttaacccaaaccacgatctttttctaaacctaagtagttgtGACGATGGAAGTTTATCTTGAAAAGACTGGAtgcaaattgacacatgtttcAGGACATTGGTAAGAAAactaaaaatgaggaataactttttccaTAACTCAGACATTATTGCTGACAGTAAGTAACGCCACATGTCAGGATGTGTTCATCAGGTTTTAGAGTTCCTGgaaacttattttgttttttaactttcGTTTTGTTCTGTTCAACTGTGCAGTGTTTCATCATTTGCTTGTGTTTCCTTTACCCTCTGATTAATCTGTGACTCTAaacatactatgattttatttCAGGATGAATTATAGGCAAAACAAAGTTATTACATTCATTCAGGATCAGCAAAACATGCCGTGTTTACTCTGTGTGGGAAACACTCAGAGAGAAGACTGCAACATCAGCTCCTGTCTCAACATGTGTCCCTAATCCCCGATGAAGTCCACAGAAGACACCTCAGTCCTTGAAAGCACAGAAACAAACGTCTTCCTCTATGTAGCGTTTAGACAGTGAAGCCCTGTCAGATGTTTACATGGCTGTACCTGTCGGCCTCGGGCTAACCGTTTATGACCATGCCTTCACATGATATTTACCATCCAACTGTCTAATTGCTGAACCTGAAAGCAGCATCAAAGGTCAGGAAAGGTTAAGACACCCTGCTGTGTGCTACTATTTGTTAGTTTAACATTTTCAACCCAGATCAGCCGGCTTGTTTAAAGCAGAGTAGTAAAATGAAATCTGTCCCCACCGGATCAACTTCAATTGATTTGACTTGTAAGAT
Protein-coding sequences here:
- the LOC119483567 gene encoding complement C1q-like protein 2; its protein translation is MVLLALSVTMVLLLLRTSDTSAHYYEMMGTCRMVCDPYTPKPGGATAMEVIQNSPQPQGSRGEPGRPGKPGSRGPPGEQGAPGPRGPPGERADGKVSLLSGAAEGGEVDGVNSTASSFRIAFYVGLKNPHEGYEVLKFDDVITNLGNHYDAGTGKFTCHVSGIYFFTYHVLMRGGDGTSMWADLCKNGQVRASAIAQDADQNYDYASNSAVLHLDSGDEIYVKLDGGKAHGGNNNKYSTFSGFILYPD